The proteins below come from a single Acidovorax sp. NCPPB 4044 genomic window:
- a CDS encoding NAD(P)H-dependent flavin oxidoreductase, producing MRTLPPVFQKLSLPVIGSPLFIISNPKLVIAQCQAGIVGSMPALNARPAELLADWLAEITETLAAWDRAHPESPSAPFAINQIVHKSNDRLEHDMEVCAKFKVPIVITSLGAREDVNQAVHGWGGVVLHDIINNKFAHKAIEKGADGLIAVAAGAGGHAGIKSPFALVQEIRQWFDGPLALSGSIASGGAVLAAQAMGADFAYIGSAFIATHEARALDAYKEAIVAGDSDDIVYSNLFTGVHGNYLAPSIRAAGLDPDNLPVSDPSKMNFGGDAKKAWKDIWGCGQGIGAVTEVTGAAEMVERLRREYRAARERLALG from the coding sequence ATGCGCACCTTGCCCCCCGTGTTCCAGAAACTGTCGCTGCCGGTCATCGGCTCGCCGCTCTTCATCATCAGCAACCCCAAGCTGGTGATCGCGCAGTGCCAGGCCGGCATCGTGGGCTCGATGCCCGCGCTCAATGCCCGGCCCGCCGAGTTGCTGGCGGACTGGCTCGCCGAGATCACCGAGACGCTGGCCGCCTGGGACCGCGCGCACCCCGAGTCGCCCTCGGCACCGTTCGCGATCAACCAGATCGTGCACAAGAGCAACGACCGGCTGGAGCACGACATGGAGGTGTGCGCCAAGTTCAAGGTGCCGATCGTCATCACCAGCCTGGGCGCGCGCGAGGACGTGAACCAGGCCGTGCACGGCTGGGGCGGCGTGGTGCTGCACGACATCATCAACAACAAGTTCGCGCACAAGGCCATCGAGAAGGGCGCCGACGGCCTGATCGCCGTGGCGGCCGGCGCGGGCGGCCATGCGGGCATCAAGAGCCCGTTCGCGCTGGTCCAGGAGATCCGGCAGTGGTTCGATGGCCCGCTCGCGCTGTCGGGCTCCATCGCCTCGGGCGGTGCCGTGCTGGCCGCGCAGGCCATGGGCGCCGACTTCGCCTACATCGGCTCGGCCTTCATCGCCACGCACGAGGCCCGTGCGCTCGATGCCTACAAAGAGGCCATCGTGGCGGGCGACTCCGACGACATCGTCTACAGCAACCTCTTCACGGGCGTGCACGGCAACTACCTCGCGCCCTCGATCCGCGCGGCCGGCCTGGACCCGGACAACCTGCCCGTCTCCGACCCCAGCAAGATGAATTTCGGCGGCGATGCCAAGAAGGCCTGGAAGGACATCTGGGGTTGCGGCCAGGGCATCGGCGCGGTGACCGAGGTGACCGGCGCGGCCGAGATGGTCGAGCGGCTGCGCCGCGAATACCGCGCGGCCCGCGAGCGCCTGGCGCTGGGCTGA
- a CDS encoding (2Fe-2S)-binding protein, whose amino-acid sequence MADSPHRPPPHFVRLAETDRPPIALSIDGEPATALAGDTLLTALLRHGRRVRDSEFGDGPRAGFCLMGACQDCWVWTPEGRRLRACSTHAGDGMEVLTRPPAGHWPPTPDLQATLARAGKARGAA is encoded by the coding sequence ATGGCCGATTCCCCCCACCGCCCGCCGCCACACTTCGTGCGCCTGGCCGAAACCGACCGGCCGCCGATCGCGCTGTCCATCGACGGCGAACCCGCCACCGCGCTCGCGGGCGACACCCTGCTCACGGCGCTGCTGCGGCACGGCCGCCGCGTGCGCGACAGCGAGTTCGGCGACGGCCCGCGCGCCGGCTTCTGCCTCATGGGCGCCTGCCAGGACTGCTGGGTCTGGACGCCGGAGGGCCGCCGCCTGCGCGCCTGCTCCACGCACGCCGGGGACGGCATGGAAGTGCTCACCCGCCCGCCGGCCGGCCACTGGCCCCCGACGCCGGACCTGCAAGCCACGCTCGCACGGGCCGGCAAGGCCAGGGGCGCGGCATGA
- a CDS encoding Lrp/AsnC family transcriptional regulator, with protein sequence MNEAFKIDRLDLRILAQLQKNGRMTNVDLADAVGLSPSPCLIRVKRLEQAGYIAGYGAHLRLEKLGDTLTVFTEVTLSDHRREDFARFEAALREVDEVLECHLVSGGYDYLLRFITRGVNHYQEVIEDLLERNIGIAKYFSYIVIKSPFIKTHCPIERLFPHQR encoded by the coding sequence ATGAACGAAGCCTTCAAGATCGACCGACTGGACCTGCGCATCCTCGCGCAACTGCAGAAGAACGGGCGCATGACCAATGTGGACCTGGCCGACGCGGTGGGGCTCTCGCCCAGCCCGTGCCTGATCCGCGTGAAGCGCCTGGAGCAGGCGGGCTACATCGCCGGCTACGGCGCGCACCTGCGCCTGGAGAAGCTGGGCGACACGCTCACCGTGTTCACCGAGGTCACGCTCTCGGACCACCGCCGCGAGGATTTCGCGCGCTTCGAGGCGGCGCTGCGCGAGGTGGACGAGGTGCTCGAATGCCACCTCGTGAGCGGCGGCTACGACTACCTGCTGCGCTTCATCACGCGCGGCGTGAACCACTACCAGGAGGTGATCGAGGACCTGCTGGAGCGCAACATCGGCATCGCCAAGTACTTCAGCTACATCGTCATCAAGTCGCCCTTCATCAAGACGCACTGCCCCATCGAGCGGCTGTTTCCCCACCAGCGCTGA
- a CDS encoding DUF6402 family protein, with product MNDIVHVDRERTRAELEKKLPPKTRRFQLDEIPGVMRSRLGWPVAAALMDRWFRGAGFAMPNTIKSGKRHLIDLNSAQLEENTVTMQWALGFARVRTAVSVLQAQWNSPAGMEQLQRKATRQALGQTRPWRFGNLNEPAKVLDDTCQVNFLNVGRFGDPMDDFYGAMGEATLKIAVSGLVTPKGRGKAAIAIDGLAFYLRDSYDFTDDSFLSQPLGFWGPRGVERIPRSALDIPINEQWMYADAAEANRQSYLVQNRHFRQWRALHGRGGDFMIVSDVHRVRLPFPTRLEW from the coding sequence GTGAACGATATCGTCCACGTGGACAGGGAGCGCACGCGCGCGGAACTCGAAAAGAAACTGCCGCCCAAGACCCGGCGCTTCCAGCTCGATGAGATTCCAGGCGTGATGCGCTCGCGCCTGGGGTGGCCGGTGGCGGCGGCGTTGATGGATCGGTGGTTCAGGGGCGCAGGGTTTGCGATGCCGAACACCATCAAAAGTGGGAAGCGCCACCTGATCGATTTGAATTCAGCGCAACTGGAAGAGAACACGGTCACCATGCAATGGGCGTTGGGCTTTGCCCGGGTGCGGACTGCGGTGTCGGTGTTGCAGGCGCAATGGAATAGCCCTGCCGGGATGGAGCAGCTACAACGGAAGGCCACGCGACAAGCGTTGGGCCAGACGCGGCCGTGGCGTTTTGGAAATCTGAACGAGCCGGCCAAGGTCTTGGACGACACCTGCCAAGTGAATTTCCTGAACGTAGGCCGGTTCGGCGACCCCATGGACGACTTCTATGGCGCCATGGGCGAAGCCACGCTCAAGATCGCGGTGTCGGGCCTGGTGACGCCCAAGGGACGCGGCAAGGCCGCCATCGCCATCGACGGGTTGGCCTTCTACCTGCGCGATTCCTATGACTTCACGGACGACTCCTTCCTGTCGCAGCCGCTGGGCTTCTGGGGACCGCGTGGCGTGGAGCGCATCCCCCGGTCCGCCCTGGACATCCCCATCAACGAGCAATGGATGTACGCCGATGCCGCCGAGGCGAACCGGCAGAGCTATCTGGTGCAGAACCGGCATTTCAGGCAATGGCGTGCCCTGCACGGGCGGGGCGGGGACTTCATGATCGTCTCCGACGTGCACCGCGTGCGCCTGCCTTTTCCGACCCGACTGGAGTGGTGA
- a CDS encoding Bug family tripartite tricarboxylate transporter substrate binding protein, translating to MQRRQLLLAAGAGVAGAAGLLPGRAGAQAAWPSKSVRFVVPFAPGGSSEIVARSTAVELSKTLGQNVYVDNKPGAAGNIAMSEVARADDQHTIILGHIGTLAVNPYIFDKLPWSPKDFKPVSLLAKVPSLYVVHPDVPAKDLREFIAHAKRNPGKLSYGSAGNGSAGHLAFEYLKMAADVFMLHVPYKGTGPMLTDLISGRVDASAIGAAAIIPFIKSGKVRCIATGSAKRLPQLPDVPTVAEQGFPGFEMTQWYGMLAPASLPQAHIDKLAAETMKAVKAPESLRRLTGDAAEAIGGTPEQFGQFIATEQERWKKVIARAQIKPD from the coding sequence ATGCAGCGGCGCCAACTGCTGCTGGCCGCCGGCGCAGGTGTGGCCGGCGCGGCGGGCCTGCTGCCGGGCCGGGCGGGCGCGCAGGCCGCGTGGCCCTCCAAATCCGTGCGCTTCGTCGTGCCCTTCGCGCCGGGCGGCAGCTCCGAGATCGTCGCGCGCAGCACGGCCGTGGAACTGTCCAAGACCCTGGGGCAGAACGTCTACGTGGACAACAAGCCGGGGGCGGCCGGCAACATCGCCATGTCCGAGGTCGCCCGCGCGGACGACCAGCACACGATCATCCTGGGGCACATCGGCACGCTGGCCGTCAACCCCTACATCTTCGACAAGCTGCCCTGGAGCCCGAAGGACTTCAAGCCCGTGAGCCTGCTGGCGAAGGTGCCCAGCCTCTACGTGGTCCACCCCGACGTGCCCGCGAAGGACCTGCGCGAATTCATCGCGCACGCCAAGCGCAACCCGGGCAAGCTGAGCTATGGATCTGCCGGCAACGGCAGCGCCGGGCACCTGGCCTTCGAGTACCTCAAGATGGCCGCGGACGTCTTCATGCTGCACGTGCCCTACAAGGGCACCGGCCCCATGCTCACCGACCTGATCTCCGGCCGCGTCGATGCCTCGGCGATCGGTGCGGCGGCCATCATCCCGTTCATCAAGTCCGGCAAGGTGCGCTGCATCGCCACGGGCTCCGCCAAACGGCTGCCGCAGCTGCCCGACGTGCCCACCGTGGCCGAGCAGGGCTTCCCCGGCTTCGAGATGACGCAGTGGTACGGCATGCTCGCGCCGGCCAGCCTGCCCCAGGCCCACATCGACAAGCTGGCCGCCGAGACCATGAAGGCCGTCAAGGCCCCCGAGTCGCTGCGCAGGCTCACCGGCGACGCCGCCGAGGCCATCGGCGGCACGCCCGAGCAGTTCGGCCAGTTCATCGCCACCGAGCAGGAGCGGTGGAAGAAGGTCATCGCGCGCGCGCAGATCAAGCCGGACTGA
- a CDS encoding NAD(P)/FAD-dependent oxidoreductase: MTGPTANHSDVLVLGGGLMGTTTAFFLRRHGLSVTLLERELVGRQASGTNFGNVRRQGRALHQMPLAHRARAVWGRVGELLGEDLEFVPYGHLRVCYTEAQAAAIAQHARDVKPLGLDLEILTAAQLRARWGIFAPGIAAGSLSPDDGHANPRLAGPAFARAARRAGARIVEQAEVLRVEHGGEGFTAHTADGRSFRAPQLLVACGAWSGRMAAQFGEPVPVEARGPQMGVTEPLPRAIGPSIGLSSPIEHEGLYFRQIARGNIVFGGGLKGPADAQHVRAHVRPDNILRQMRELRRFVPAFGNVQLIRVWSGIEGYTPDWQPVMGPSARVPGLHYAFGFNGEGFAISPGVGETMAELMATGTTSIPLEPYAVARFAGQAAQPSTQPH; the protein is encoded by the coding sequence ATGACCGGCCCCACCGCGAACCACAGCGACGTGCTGGTGCTGGGCGGCGGCCTGATGGGCACCACCACCGCCTTCTTCCTGCGCCGGCACGGCCTCTCCGTGACCCTGCTGGAGCGCGAGCTGGTGGGCCGGCAGGCGAGCGGCACCAACTTCGGCAACGTGCGCCGCCAGGGCCGCGCGCTGCACCAGATGCCGCTGGCCCACCGGGCGCGCGCCGTCTGGGGCCGCGTGGGCGAGCTGCTCGGCGAAGACCTGGAGTTCGTGCCCTATGGCCACCTGCGCGTCTGCTACACCGAGGCCCAGGCCGCCGCGATCGCGCAGCACGCGCGCGACGTGAAGCCCCTGGGGCTGGACCTGGAGATCCTCACCGCCGCCCAGCTGCGCGCCCGCTGGGGCATTTTTGCGCCCGGCATCGCCGCGGGCTCGCTCTCGCCCGACGACGGCCACGCCAACCCGCGGCTGGCCGGCCCGGCGTTCGCGCGCGCCGCCCGCCGCGCGGGCGCCCGCATCGTCGAGCAGGCCGAGGTGCTGCGCGTGGAGCACGGCGGCGAGGGCTTCACCGCCCACACGGCCGACGGCCGCAGCTTCCGTGCGCCGCAGCTGCTGGTCGCCTGCGGCGCGTGGTCCGGCCGCATGGCCGCGCAGTTCGGCGAGCCCGTGCCGGTGGAGGCGCGCGGCCCGCAGATGGGCGTGACCGAGCCCCTGCCCCGCGCCATCGGCCCGTCCATCGGGCTGTCGTCGCCCATCGAGCACGAGGGCCTGTACTTCCGCCAGATCGCGCGCGGCAACATCGTCTTCGGCGGCGGCCTCAAGGGCCCCGCCGACGCGCAGCACGTCCGCGCCCATGTCAGGCCCGACAACATCCTGCGGCAGATGCGCGAGCTGCGCCGCTTCGTGCCGGCCTTCGGCAACGTGCAGCTGATCCGCGTGTGGAGCGGCATCGAAGGCTATACGCCGGACTGGCAGCCCGTGATGGGGCCCAGCGCGCGGGTGCCCGGGCTGCACTATGCGTTCGGCTTCAACGGCGAGGGCTTCGCGATCAGCCCCGGCGTCGGGGAGACGATGGCGGAGCTGATGGCCACCGGCACCACGTCGATCCCGCTGGAGCCGTATGCGGTGGCGCGCTTCGCCGGGCAGGCCGCGCAGCCGTCCACTCAGCCGCATTGA
- a CDS encoding PA0069 family radical SAM protein — protein MTEVHVPLQALKGRGTAARTPHRFMRDERGAFDDGWGGLDAVDGDGAPAPPATQVIRETARSAICANDSPDIFFDHSVNPYRGCEHGCVYCYARPTHSYLNLSPGLDFETRIIAKHNIADVLRDELARPGHVPHLLNVGSATDCYQPVERDLRLTRAVIEVLRDVRHPFSLITKSSGVERDIDVLAPLAHGRLAAVYVTVTTLDPVLARCLEPRAAAPHRRLRTIRTLVEAGIPVGVSVAPQIPFITEDMEQVLEAARDAGATSAFYTAIRLPWELDGLLREWLQLHYPQRAERVMARIQDLHGLSAEARAAGRSYASDFSTRMKGSGLWADLLRQRFMAACRRLGLNRQRIELDMGQYRPGLARGQASLF, from the coding sequence ATGACCGAAGTCCATGTCCCGCTCCAGGCCCTCAAGGGCCGCGGCACCGCGGCGCGCACGCCGCACCGGTTCATGCGCGACGAGCGCGGCGCCTTCGACGACGGCTGGGGCGGGCTGGACGCCGTGGATGGGGATGGCGCCCCCGCGCCCCCCGCCACGCAGGTGATCCGCGAGACCGCGCGCAGCGCGATCTGCGCCAACGACTCGCCCGACATCTTCTTCGACCATTCGGTCAACCCCTACCGCGGCTGCGAGCACGGCTGCGTCTATTGCTATGCCCGGCCCACCCACAGCTACCTGAACCTCTCGCCGGGGCTGGACTTCGAGACGCGCATCATCGCCAAGCACAACATCGCGGACGTGCTGCGGGATGAACTCGCGCGCCCCGGGCACGTACCGCACCTGCTCAACGTCGGCTCGGCCACCGATTGCTACCAGCCCGTCGAACGCGACCTGCGGCTCACGCGCGCGGTGATCGAGGTGCTGCGCGACGTGCGGCACCCGTTCTCGCTCATCACCAAGTCGAGCGGCGTGGAGCGCGACATCGACGTGCTCGCGCCGCTCGCACACGGCCGCCTCGCGGCCGTCTACGTCACGGTCACCACGCTCGATCCGGTGCTCGCCCGCTGCCTGGAGCCGCGCGCCGCCGCGCCGCACCGACGCCTGCGCACCATCCGCACGCTGGTGGAGGCGGGCATCCCGGTGGGCGTGAGCGTGGCGCCGCAGATCCCGTTCATCACCGAAGACATGGAGCAGGTGCTGGAGGCCGCGCGCGATGCGGGCGCCACCTCGGCGTTCTACACCGCCATCCGCCTGCCCTGGGAGCTGGACGGCCTCTTGCGCGAATGGCTGCAACTGCACTACCCGCAGCGCGCCGAGCGCGTGATGGCGCGCATCCAGGACCTGCACGGCCTCAGCGCCGAAGCGCGCGCCGCCGGGCGCAGCTACGCCAGCGACTTCAGCACACGCATGAAGGGCTCGGGCCTGTGGGCCGACCTGCTGCGCCAGCGGTTCATGGCGGCCTGCCGGCGGCTGGGGCTGAACCGCCAGCGCATCGAACTGGACATGGGGCAGTACCGGCCGGGGCTGGCGCGGGGGCAGGCGAGTTTGTTCTGA
- a CDS encoding HAD-IA family hydrolase, translating to MALRDFKVLTFDVVGTLIDFEGGMLAYLRQAVPGTPVTDEAFLAAYRAARKSGDTDAYPDDLVRCWHAIAPQFDLPDSEALAQGFRDSVPRWPAFPDAPEALQRLRRHFKLVTMTNAQAWALAHFDRTLGSPFDLLLSADDALCEKPDARYFAYARGRFEAAWGFRQADNLHVAQSQYHDIGIARRLGIASCWIERRHGMKDSGGTIESEHTVPDYHFHTLAQLADAVEAGQ from the coding sequence ATGGCCCTGCGTGATTTCAAAGTGCTCACCTTCGACGTCGTCGGCACCCTCATCGATTTCGAGGGCGGCATGCTGGCCTACCTGCGCCAGGCCGTGCCCGGCACGCCCGTGACCGACGAGGCTTTTCTTGCGGCCTACCGCGCGGCCCGCAAGAGCGGCGATACCGACGCGTATCCCGACGACCTCGTGCGCTGCTGGCATGCCATCGCGCCGCAGTTCGACCTGCCGGACAGCGAGGCGCTGGCCCAGGGGTTCCGCGATTCGGTGCCGCGCTGGCCCGCGTTCCCCGATGCGCCCGAGGCGCTGCAGCGCCTGCGCCGGCATTTCAAGCTGGTCACCATGACCAACGCGCAGGCCTGGGCGCTCGCGCATTTCGACCGCACGCTGGGCTCGCCGTTCGATCTGCTGCTCTCCGCCGACGATGCGCTGTGCGAGAAGCCCGATGCGCGCTACTTCGCCTACGCGCGCGGCCGCTTCGAGGCGGCCTGGGGTTTCCGGCAGGCGGACAACCTGCACGTGGCGCAGAGCCAGTACCACGACATCGGCATCGCGCGGCGCCTGGGCATCGCGAGCTGCTGGATCGAGCGGCGCCATGGCATGAAGGATTCGGGCGGCACCATCGAATCCGAGCACACCGTGCCCGACTACCACTTCCACACGCTGGCCCAGCTGGCCGATGCCGTGGAGGCCGGGCAATGA
- a CDS encoding amidohydrolase — protein sequence MSLDRPADRGPVQALYAIARPLADLLPGLVALRRDLHAHPELAYQERRTAGIVAQSLRLLGLEVHEGIGGTGVVGTLRLGSGTGTRSVGLRADMDALPMVELGRAPHASRNAGAHHGCGHDGHTSMLVGAARQLARAGGLPAGLDGTVHFIFQPAEEGQGGARRMIEDGLFERFPCDSVYALHNWPDLPLGTARTRPGPIMAAADRFDLTVRGRGGHAAQPHHTPDAILAASHLVAQLHTIVSRRIDPGESAVLSVTRIEGGQSHNVLPAEVRITGTVRSFDAEAQDRIEAALRAVCEGVAIASGTAVEVTYVRYYPATVNAPAQAALALEAAAAIGLRAESAPRAAFTSEDFAFMLREKPGAYLWLGQGRADPGPEGERPLHHPCYDFNDDALPLGVRWFCEVARRALG from the coding sequence ATGAGCCTGGACCGCCCGGCGGACCGGGGGCCCGTGCAGGCGCTGTACGCCATCGCCCGGCCCTTGGCCGACCTGCTGCCCGGCCTCGTCGCGCTGCGGCGCGACCTGCACGCGCACCCCGAGCTGGCCTACCAGGAGCGGCGCACCGCGGGCATCGTGGCGCAGTCGCTGCGGCTGCTGGGCCTGGAGGTGCACGAGGGCATCGGGGGCACCGGCGTGGTGGGCACGCTGCGGCTGGGATCGGGTACGGGCACGCGCAGCGTGGGCCTGCGCGCCGACATGGATGCGCTGCCCATGGTGGAGCTGGGCCGCGCGCCGCACGCGAGCCGCAACGCCGGTGCGCACCACGGCTGCGGGCACGACGGCCACACGAGCATGCTGGTCGGCGCGGCGCGCCAGCTCGCGCGGGCGGGCGGGCTGCCCGCGGGGCTGGACGGCACCGTGCACTTCATCTTCCAGCCCGCCGAGGAAGGCCAGGGCGGCGCGCGCCGCATGATCGAGGACGGCCTGTTCGAGCGTTTCCCGTGCGACAGCGTCTATGCGCTGCACAACTGGCCCGACCTGCCGCTGGGCACGGCCCGCACGCGGCCCGGCCCCATCATGGCCGCGGCCGACCGCTTCGACCTCACGGTGCGCGGGCGCGGCGGCCATGCCGCGCAGCCGCACCACACGCCCGACGCGATCCTGGCCGCGAGCCATCTCGTCGCGCAGCTCCACACCATCGTGTCGCGCCGCATCGACCCGGGCGAATCGGCCGTGCTCTCGGTCACGCGCATCGAGGGCGGGCAGAGCCACAACGTGCTGCCGGCCGAGGTGCGCATCACCGGCACGGTGCGCAGCTTCGACGCCGAGGCGCAGGACCGCATCGAGGCCGCGCTGCGCGCCGTGTGCGAGGGCGTGGCGATCGCGAGCGGCACGGCGGTGGAGGTGACCTACGTGCGCTACTACCCGGCCACGGTCAACGCCCCGGCGCAGGCCGCGCTGGCGCTGGAGGCCGCCGCCGCCATCGGGCTGCGCGCCGAATCCGCGCCGCGCGCGGCGTTCACGTCGGAAGACTTCGCGTTCATGCTGCGCGAGAAGCCCGGCGCCTACCTCTGGCTGGGTCAGGGCCGCGCCGACCCCGGCCCCGAAGGCGAGCGGCCGCTACACCACCCGTGCTACGACTTCAACGACGATGCGCTGCCGCTGGGCGTGCGCTGGTTCTGCGAGGTGGCGCGGCGCGCGCTGGGCTGA
- a CDS encoding acyltransferase family protein — MPSSPSRSTLIDSVKGIACATIVAHHLAFYGPMSDVAQPLMPGLIAWLYEYGRMAVQVFLVLGGYLAAARFSAAGGARWNGAGPEIGRRFVRLAVPYAVALVLAVLAAAAVRPWLDHPSVPGDPSLPQLVANALMLQDIVGEDALSAGVWYVAIDFQLFALSALLLGAARLGARASFLPAWAGAQTLARAAVALAAALSLWELNRHPGLDAWAVYFFGAYGLGMMARWAVGAPRGSGAAAGWLVLIGLWGAVALALEFRTRIAVAWGTALWLVVALRWLAHRAGTGEAAARPAPGSVSASRPLAWRTWPARLGRMSYSVFLVHFPVCLLVNAAVSTAWPDSPGMNALGMAGAMALSVMAGKLLYDRVERHVPSWTLALRWQAGVVGAGVVVVFAAGRLG; from the coding sequence ATGCCTTCCTCGCCATCCCGCAGCACGCTGATCGACTCGGTCAAGGGCATCGCCTGCGCCACCATCGTGGCCCACCACCTGGCCTTCTACGGCCCCATGTCGGACGTCGCCCAGCCCCTCATGCCGGGGCTCATCGCCTGGCTCTACGAATACGGGCGCATGGCCGTGCAGGTGTTCCTGGTGCTGGGGGGCTACCTGGCGGCGGCGCGGTTCTCGGCCGCCGGCGGTGCGCGCTGGAACGGGGCCGGCCCGGAGATCGGCCGGCGCTTCGTGCGGCTGGCCGTGCCCTATGCGGTGGCGCTGGTGCTGGCCGTGCTGGCCGCCGCCGCCGTGCGGCCCTGGCTGGACCACCCTTCCGTGCCCGGCGACCCCAGCCTGCCGCAGCTGGTGGCCAACGCGCTGATGCTGCAGGACATCGTGGGCGAGGACGCGCTGTCGGCCGGCGTCTGGTACGTGGCCATCGACTTCCAGCTGTTCGCGCTGTCGGCGCTGCTGCTCGGGGCGGCGCGGCTCGGCGCACGGGCTTCCTTCCTGCCGGCCTGGGCCGGGGCGCAAACGCTCGCGCGCGCAGCCGTGGCCCTGGCCGCGGCGCTCTCGCTCTGGGAGCTGAACCGGCATCCCGGCCTGGACGCCTGGGCCGTCTACTTCTTCGGGGCCTATGGCCTGGGCATGATGGCCCGCTGGGCCGTGGGCGCGCCGCGCGGGAGCGGCGCGGCCGCCGGCTGGCTGGTGCTGATCGGCCTCTGGGGCGCGGTCGCGCTGGCGCTGGAATTCCGCACGCGCATCGCCGTCGCCTGGGGCACGGCGCTCTGGCTGGTGGTGGCCCTGCGCTGGCTGGCCCACCGTGCCGGAACGGGCGAGGCCGCGGCCAGGCCGGCACCGGGTTCGGTTTCGGCATCGCGCCCGCTGGCCTGGCGCACCTGGCCTGCGCGGCTGGGGCGCATGTCGTACTCGGTGTTCCTGGTGCACTTCCCCGTGTGCCTGCTGGTCAATGCGGCCGTCAGCACGGCCTGGCCCGATTCGCCGGGCATGAACGCCCTGGGCATGGCCGGCGCGATGGCGCTGTCGGTCATGGCCGGAAAACTGCTCTATGACCGCGTCGAGCGCCACGTGCCGTCGTGGACGCTCGCGCTGCGCTGGCAGGCCGGCGTCGTGGGTGCCGGCGTGGTGGTGGTGTTCGCCGCCGGCCGCCTGGGGTAG